From Besnoitia besnoiti strain Bb-Ger1 chromosome X, whole genome shotgun sequence, one genomic window encodes:
- a CDS encoding hypothetical protein (encoded by transcript BESB_018730): MRWSPVTYPPDINRRRSRDRVPPLGNPIKSARLSYCNRASERLKAEATKHRTWRPEDPTRNFERKIPNSITLNTGV; encoded by the coding sequence atgcgctggtCCCCTGTAACGTACCCTCCGGACATCAACCGGAGGCGCTCACGCGACCGAGTCCCTCCTCTCGGCAATCCGATCAAGAGTGCCAGACTTTCGTACTGCAACAGGGCGTCGGAACGACTcaaggcagaggcgacgaaaCATAGAACGTGGAGGCCGGAAGATCCGACCAGGAACTTTGAGCGCAAGATCCCGAACTCCATCACCCTCAACACAGGAGTTTAG